One part of the Dysidea avara chromosome 10, odDysAvar1.4, whole genome shotgun sequence genome encodes these proteins:
- the LOC136237040 gene encoding hexokinase-2-like isoform X2, which produces MSHQRNRIVLALCGCFSPITNLHLRLFELSRDFLQRSGHFTVVAGIVSPTHDAYGKKGLVPGEHRLTMCRLATQSSDWLSVSDWEIRQSEWSTTVKVLRHFQEEVTAKAGWEDVNVRFLCGADLLESFSVPNLWKEEDIDEIVGRFGLVVISRIGYNPQRFIYKSPILLRHQNNIEIVTEWIANAVSSTKIRRSLARGQSIKYLVPDPVVDYIKSNPTLYSLNPLDQFEMSADDLENLTGKLQTDLIESLSKESHASPIKVDIAPLPTVTDSHISDKESVVLYWTDAGVFGYRVATCGGKFDVQLQDGIALLSSDVTTLDSLIARLYQLAVGAANITRNCSVVLVHSFTPEDGKLTSKCLTNWTIEGDSNADIIELLKAPIEVQGFTLPVKVVPECMAGLVYGMKYHNCDVVVSLASYASNACYRSSADKLTRMNTSQPSEVAVVTNWATIGEQNRSLDEYLADIDFAVDADSNNKGRKLFEKVVSDVYLSDILWRVCISKIAEGKLFNGKLPPTLDKDTFISLLNGIASNRECFTGNKYVVKCEAVGHLLEQMSVEVNKEDLVVLGEATSAVYCRAAKLMAVGIAALVREAKLQDFTVGVVGSSTMYLWLELVQSSVQSLLPDTKLEIKYKDNVMSRGMLYGGAILSFI; this is translated from the exons ATGTCTCACCAGAGGAATAGGATTGTGTTAGCATTGTGTGGGTGTTTCAGTCCGATCACCAACCTTCACCTGAGGTTGTttg AATTGTCAAGAGACTTTCTGCAGAGAAGTGGACACTTCACAGTAGTGGCTGGTATTGTATCACCAACTCATGACGCATATGGTAAAAAG GGTTTGGTACCTGGAGAACATCGTTTGACTATGTGCCGACTTGCTACCCAGTCATCTGATTGGCTCAG TGTATCAGATTGGGAGATACGTCAGTCAGAGTGGTCTACTACAGTGAAAGTTTTACGACACTTTCAAGAAGAGGTCACTGCTAAAG CTGGCTGGGAGGATGTCAATGTTCGTTTCCTGTGTGGAGCAGATTTGTTAGAGTCGTTTAGTGTACCTAACCTATGGAAAGAGGAAGAT ATTGATGAAATAGTTGGTCGATTTGGTCTTGTGGTGATCAGTAGAATTGGCTACAACCCACAAAGGTTCATTTACAAGTCACCCATCCTACTACGACACCAG AACAACATTGAAATTGTAACAGAATGGATTGCTAATGCAGTGAGCTCCACAAAGATTAG GCGGTCACTGGCTAGGGGGCAGAGCATAAAGTATCTAGTCCCAGACCCAGTTGTGGACTACATCAAAAGCAATCCTACTCTGTATTCA CTCAATCCATTAGACCAGTTTGAGATGTCTGCTGATGATTTAGAGAACTTGACAGGGAAACTACAAACTGATCTTATTGAGAGCTTATCCAAAGAGTCCCATGCTAGTCCAATAAAAGTTGATATTGCTCCTCTACCCACTGTTACTGATAGTCATATCTCTGACAAAGAGTCTGTTGTCCTATACTGGACTGACGCTGGTGTATTTGGTTATCGAGTTGCCACTTGTGGTGGGAAATTTGACGTACAGCTTCAAGATGGCATTGCACTGCTATCTTCAGATGTGACCACACTAGACTCATTGATAGCTCGGCTATATCAGCTTGCAGTGGGGGCAGCAAACATAACTCGTAACTGCTCTGTAGTGTTAGTCCATAGCTTCACTCCAGAAGATGGTAAACTAACTTCAAAGTGTCTTACCAACTGGACAATTGAAGGAGACAGTAATGCTGATATTATTGAGCTGCTGAAGGCTCCAATAGAAGTTCAG GGCTTTACATTGCCAGTGAAGGTGGTTCCTGAATGTATGGCCGGTCTAGTTTATGGAATGAAATACCATAATTGTGATGTCGTAGTTTCCCTTGCGTCTTATGCCAGTAACGCTTGCTACAGAAGTAGTGCAGACAAACTGACTCGTATGAACACAAGCCAGCCTAGTGAAGTAGCTGTTGTTACCAACTGGGCTACAATTGGAGAACAGAACAGGAGCCTGGATGAGTACCTTGCTGATATTGACTTTGCTGTTGATGCTGACAGCAATAACAAGGGGAGAAAATT ATTTGAGAAGGTTGTTTCTGACGTCTACTTATCAGACATATTGTGGCGAGTTTGTATTAGCAAAATTGCCGAAGGAAAACTGTTCAATGGAAAACTACCTCCCACCTTAGACAAGGACACTTTTATATCCTTATTAAATGGCATTGCTAGTAACAGGGAGTGCTTTACTGGGAATAA GTATGTTGTTAAATGTGAAGCTGTGGGGCATTTACTGGAACAAATGTCAGTTGAAGTGAACAAAGAAGATTTAGTTGTATTAGGTGAAGCAACTTCTGCTGTCTACTGCAGGGCAGCCAAACTAATGGCAGTAGGGATTGCTGCGCTTGTAAGAGAG GCTAAGCTTCAAGACTTCACTGTAGGAGTGGTGGGTTCGTCAACGATGTATTTGTGGTTGGAATTAGTTCAGTCATCTGTCCAGTCTCTGCTACCAG ATACTAAACTGGAAATTAAGTACAAGGATAATGTCATGTCTCGTGGGATGTTATATGGTGGAGCTATCTTGTCTTTTATATAG
- the LOC136237040 gene encoding hexokinase-2-like isoform X1, whose protein sequence is MAGKKRQKKGKGPHSKSRIGRITKHSRKKSPTVVVPIQFARVMSHQRNRIVLALCGCFSPITNLHLRLFELSRDFLQRSGHFTVVAGIVSPTHDAYGKKGLVPGEHRLTMCRLATQSSDWLSVSDWEIRQSEWSTTVKVLRHFQEEVTAKAGWEDVNVRFLCGADLLESFSVPNLWKEEDIDEIVGRFGLVVISRIGYNPQRFIYKSPILLRHQNNIEIVTEWIANAVSSTKIRRSLARGQSIKYLVPDPVVDYIKSNPTLYSLNPLDQFEMSADDLENLTGKLQTDLIESLSKESHASPIKVDIAPLPTVTDSHISDKESVVLYWTDAGVFGYRVATCGGKFDVQLQDGIALLSSDVTTLDSLIARLYQLAVGAANITRNCSVVLVHSFTPEDGKLTSKCLTNWTIEGDSNADIIELLKAPIEVQGFTLPVKVVPECMAGLVYGMKYHNCDVVVSLASYASNACYRSSADKLTRMNTSQPSEVAVVTNWATIGEQNRSLDEYLADIDFAVDADSNNKGRKLFEKVVSDVYLSDILWRVCISKIAEGKLFNGKLPPTLDKDTFISLLNGIASNRECFTGNKYVVKCEAVGHLLEQMSVEVNKEDLVVLGEATSAVYCRAAKLMAVGIAALVREAKLQDFTVGVVGSSTMYLWLELVQSSVQSLLPDTKLEIKYKDNVMSRGMLYGGAILSFI, encoded by the exons ATGGCAGGGAAGAAGCGGCAGAAAAAGGGAAAGGGACCTCACAGTAAATCCCGCATTGGGAGGATAACCAAACATAGCAGAAAGAAAAGCCCAACTGTTGTTGTACCTATACAA TTTGCTAGAGTCATGTCTCACCAGAGGAATAGGATTGTGTTAGCATTGTGTGGGTGTTTCAGTCCGATCACCAACCTTCACCTGAGGTTGTttg AATTGTCAAGAGACTTTCTGCAGAGAAGTGGACACTTCACAGTAGTGGCTGGTATTGTATCACCAACTCATGACGCATATGGTAAAAAG GGTTTGGTACCTGGAGAACATCGTTTGACTATGTGCCGACTTGCTACCCAGTCATCTGATTGGCTCAG TGTATCAGATTGGGAGATACGTCAGTCAGAGTGGTCTACTACAGTGAAAGTTTTACGACACTTTCAAGAAGAGGTCACTGCTAAAG CTGGCTGGGAGGATGTCAATGTTCGTTTCCTGTGTGGAGCAGATTTGTTAGAGTCGTTTAGTGTACCTAACCTATGGAAAGAGGAAGAT ATTGATGAAATAGTTGGTCGATTTGGTCTTGTGGTGATCAGTAGAATTGGCTACAACCCACAAAGGTTCATTTACAAGTCACCCATCCTACTACGACACCAG AACAACATTGAAATTGTAACAGAATGGATTGCTAATGCAGTGAGCTCCACAAAGATTAG GCGGTCACTGGCTAGGGGGCAGAGCATAAAGTATCTAGTCCCAGACCCAGTTGTGGACTACATCAAAAGCAATCCTACTCTGTATTCA CTCAATCCATTAGACCAGTTTGAGATGTCTGCTGATGATTTAGAGAACTTGACAGGGAAACTACAAACTGATCTTATTGAGAGCTTATCCAAAGAGTCCCATGCTAGTCCAATAAAAGTTGATATTGCTCCTCTACCCACTGTTACTGATAGTCATATCTCTGACAAAGAGTCTGTTGTCCTATACTGGACTGACGCTGGTGTATTTGGTTATCGAGTTGCCACTTGTGGTGGGAAATTTGACGTACAGCTTCAAGATGGCATTGCACTGCTATCTTCAGATGTGACCACACTAGACTCATTGATAGCTCGGCTATATCAGCTTGCAGTGGGGGCAGCAAACATAACTCGTAACTGCTCTGTAGTGTTAGTCCATAGCTTCACTCCAGAAGATGGTAAACTAACTTCAAAGTGTCTTACCAACTGGACAATTGAAGGAGACAGTAATGCTGATATTATTGAGCTGCTGAAGGCTCCAATAGAAGTTCAG GGCTTTACATTGCCAGTGAAGGTGGTTCCTGAATGTATGGCCGGTCTAGTTTATGGAATGAAATACCATAATTGTGATGTCGTAGTTTCCCTTGCGTCTTATGCCAGTAACGCTTGCTACAGAAGTAGTGCAGACAAACTGACTCGTATGAACACAAGCCAGCCTAGTGAAGTAGCTGTTGTTACCAACTGGGCTACAATTGGAGAACAGAACAGGAGCCTGGATGAGTACCTTGCTGATATTGACTTTGCTGTTGATGCTGACAGCAATAACAAGGGGAGAAAATT ATTTGAGAAGGTTGTTTCTGACGTCTACTTATCAGACATATTGTGGCGAGTTTGTATTAGCAAAATTGCCGAAGGAAAACTGTTCAATGGAAAACTACCTCCCACCTTAGACAAGGACACTTTTATATCCTTATTAAATGGCATTGCTAGTAACAGGGAGTGCTTTACTGGGAATAA GTATGTTGTTAAATGTGAAGCTGTGGGGCATTTACTGGAACAAATGTCAGTTGAAGTGAACAAAGAAGATTTAGTTGTATTAGGTGAAGCAACTTCTGCTGTCTACTGCAGGGCAGCCAAACTAATGGCAGTAGGGATTGCTGCGCTTGTAAGAGAG GCTAAGCTTCAAGACTTCACTGTAGGAGTGGTGGGTTCGTCAACGATGTATTTGTGGTTGGAATTAGTTCAGTCATCTGTCCAGTCTCTGCTACCAG ATACTAAACTGGAAATTAAGTACAAGGATAATGTCATGTCTCGTGGGATGTTATATGGTGGAGCTATCTTGTCTTTTATATAG
- the LOC136237040 gene encoding hexokinase-2-like isoform X3 has product MAGKKRQKKGKGPHSKSRIGRITKHSRKKSPTVVVPIQFARVMSHQRNRIVLALCGCFSPITNLHLRLFELSRDFLQRSGHFTVVAGIVSPTHDAYGKKGLVPGEHRLTMCRLATQSSDWLSVSDWEIRQSEWSTTVKVLRHFQEEVTAKAGWEDVNVRFLCGADLLESFSVPNLWKEEDIDEIVGRFGLVVISRIGYNPQRFIYKSPILLRHQNNIEIVTEWIANAVSSTKIRRSLARGQSIKYLVPDPVVDYIKSNPTLYSLNPLDQFEMSADDLENLTGKLQTDLIESLSKESHASPIKVDIAPLPTVTDSHISDKESVVLYWTDAGVFGYRVATCGGKFDVQLQDGIALLSSDVTTLDSLIARLYQLAVGAANITRNCSVVLVHSFTPEDGKLTSKCLTNWTIEGDSNADIIELLKAPIEVQGFTLPVKVVPECMAGLVYGMKYHNCDVVVSLASYASNACYRSSADKLTRMNTSQPSEVAVVTNWATIGEQNRSLDEYLADIDFAVDADSNNKGRKLFEKVVSDVYLSDILWRVCISKIAEGKLFNGKLPPTLDKDTFISLLNGIASNRECFTGNKYVVKCEAVGHLLEQMSVEVNKEDLVVLGEATSAVYCRAAKLMAVGIAALVRE; this is encoded by the exons ATGGCAGGGAAGAAGCGGCAGAAAAAGGGAAAGGGACCTCACAGTAAATCCCGCATTGGGAGGATAACCAAACATAGCAGAAAGAAAAGCCCAACTGTTGTTGTACCTATACAA TTTGCTAGAGTCATGTCTCACCAGAGGAATAGGATTGTGTTAGCATTGTGTGGGTGTTTCAGTCCGATCACCAACCTTCACCTGAGGTTGTttg AATTGTCAAGAGACTTTCTGCAGAGAAGTGGACACTTCACAGTAGTGGCTGGTATTGTATCACCAACTCATGACGCATATGGTAAAAAG GGTTTGGTACCTGGAGAACATCGTTTGACTATGTGCCGACTTGCTACCCAGTCATCTGATTGGCTCAG TGTATCAGATTGGGAGATACGTCAGTCAGAGTGGTCTACTACAGTGAAAGTTTTACGACACTTTCAAGAAGAGGTCACTGCTAAAG CTGGCTGGGAGGATGTCAATGTTCGTTTCCTGTGTGGAGCAGATTTGTTAGAGTCGTTTAGTGTACCTAACCTATGGAAAGAGGAAGAT ATTGATGAAATAGTTGGTCGATTTGGTCTTGTGGTGATCAGTAGAATTGGCTACAACCCACAAAGGTTCATTTACAAGTCACCCATCCTACTACGACACCAG AACAACATTGAAATTGTAACAGAATGGATTGCTAATGCAGTGAGCTCCACAAAGATTAG GCGGTCACTGGCTAGGGGGCAGAGCATAAAGTATCTAGTCCCAGACCCAGTTGTGGACTACATCAAAAGCAATCCTACTCTGTATTCA CTCAATCCATTAGACCAGTTTGAGATGTCTGCTGATGATTTAGAGAACTTGACAGGGAAACTACAAACTGATCTTATTGAGAGCTTATCCAAAGAGTCCCATGCTAGTCCAATAAAAGTTGATATTGCTCCTCTACCCACTGTTACTGATAGTCATATCTCTGACAAAGAGTCTGTTGTCCTATACTGGACTGACGCTGGTGTATTTGGTTATCGAGTTGCCACTTGTGGTGGGAAATTTGACGTACAGCTTCAAGATGGCATTGCACTGCTATCTTCAGATGTGACCACACTAGACTCATTGATAGCTCGGCTATATCAGCTTGCAGTGGGGGCAGCAAACATAACTCGTAACTGCTCTGTAGTGTTAGTCCATAGCTTCACTCCAGAAGATGGTAAACTAACTTCAAAGTGTCTTACCAACTGGACAATTGAAGGAGACAGTAATGCTGATATTATTGAGCTGCTGAAGGCTCCAATAGAAGTTCAG GGCTTTACATTGCCAGTGAAGGTGGTTCCTGAATGTATGGCCGGTCTAGTTTATGGAATGAAATACCATAATTGTGATGTCGTAGTTTCCCTTGCGTCTTATGCCAGTAACGCTTGCTACAGAAGTAGTGCAGACAAACTGACTCGTATGAACACAAGCCAGCCTAGTGAAGTAGCTGTTGTTACCAACTGGGCTACAATTGGAGAACAGAACAGGAGCCTGGATGAGTACCTTGCTGATATTGACTTTGCTGTTGATGCTGACAGCAATAACAAGGGGAGAAAATT ATTTGAGAAGGTTGTTTCTGACGTCTACTTATCAGACATATTGTGGCGAGTTTGTATTAGCAAAATTGCCGAAGGAAAACTGTTCAATGGAAAACTACCTCCCACCTTAGACAAGGACACTTTTATATCCTTATTAAATGGCATTGCTAGTAACAGGGAGTGCTTTACTGGGAATAA GTATGTTGTTAAATGTGAAGCTGTGGGGCATTTACTGGAACAAATGTCAGTTGAAGTGAACAAAGAAGATTTAGTTGTATTAGGTGAAGCAACTTCTGCTGTCTACTGCAGGGCAGCCAAACTAATGGCAGTAGGGATTGCTGCGCTTGTAAGAGAG TAA
- the LOC136237043 gene encoding uncharacterized protein, with protein MSLLPVLREEEELEDSDAESSHPRRESFATVRKRRQSVYCQRQSIKAIDLGAIVAEQRKISLNPNYTGKQSNERRVSFAERERLSKACHRPVVVPMVKIIGKVPGYVDVGQLQGLRREFAGLQKEYHDVVNSNLKEIHRRHLELMEVNKIKSERLRKRFINTLKAYGISSNIIADVLAELIG; from the exons ATGTCACTATTACCCGTACTGCGAGAAGAAGAAGAGCTGGAGGACAGCGATGCTGAGAGTTCCCATCCCAGGCGAGAATCCTTCGCAACTGTCAGAAAAAGAAGACAATCTGTATACTGTCAGCGACAGAGTATCAAGGCAATTGATCTTGGGGCAATTGTAGCAGAACAGAGAAAGATTTCACTTAACCCAAATTACACCGGTAAACAAAGTAACGAAAGAAGAGTATCTTTTGCAGAAAGAGAAAGGCTTTCTAAAGCATGTCACCGTCCTGTGGTTGTACCAATGGTCAAAATCATTGGCAAGGTACCTGGCTATGTTGATGTCGGTCAACTACAAGGACTAAGAAGAGAG TTTGCAGGGTTACAGAAAGAATACCATGATGTTGTGAACTCCAACTTGAAGGAGATTCACCGCAGACACTTGGAATTGATGGAAGTTAATAAAATCAAGTCTGAGCGACTTCGTAAACGATTTATAAACACACTGAAAGCATACGGCATCAGTTCCAACATCATTGCTGACGTGCTTGCAGAACTCATTGGTTGA
- the LOC136237041 gene encoding GTP-binding protein 4-like, whose protein sequence is MAHYNFKKITVVPSGKDLIDITLSKTQRKTPTVIHKQYKISRIRSFYTRKIKFTQQNFHDRLSMIVTEFPKLDDVHPFYADLMNVLYDRDHYKLALGQINTAKNLIDNVSKDYVRLMKFADSLYRCKQLKRAALGRMCTIMKRQNQSLQYLEQVRQHLSRLPSIDPNTRTLLVCGFPNVGKSSFMNKVTRADVEVQPYAFTTKSLFVGHMDYRYMRWQVVDTPGILDHALENRNTIEMQAITALAHLRAAVLFIMDVSQQCGHSLEDQLSLFDSIKPLFSNKPTFIILNKIDIIRPEELDQSIKDELTQFEAQGITILPMSTITEEGVSVVKTTTCDALLVQRVEAKLKGKNATDLISRIHLAVPSETDESKRPPHIPEGARTKRIANDPTAVKKKTERDLELEEGDDYVLDMRKKYLLENPEEKHDRIPEILDGHNIADFIDPDILQKLDELEKEEQLLEATGTYDSDEEDPEILAMRSTAKKIRAKKQLLRIESRGRKSGNRPGVARTTARSLERRKSQERTKSTAAQDAEAMDMDVAVLPKDRKRTRSQVSQHGSQSMSRPRDKSGLRDESQVAKARKKMKIAQRPIARYSRKGEADRKIPTKMPKHLFAGKRKSGKTSRR, encoded by the coding sequence ATGGCTCACTATAACTTTAAAAAGATTACTGTCGTTCCAAGTGGAAAGGACTTGATAGATATCACTCTTTCGAAGACACAGAGGAAAACACCCACAGTGATCCATAAACAGTACAAGATATCGCGGATCAGGTCATTCTACACGCGCAAGATAAAGTTTACTCAGCAGAACTTTCACGATCGTTTGTCAATGATAGTGACAGAGTTTCCCAAGCTTGACGACGTCCACCCGTTTTATGCCGACCTCATGAACGTGTTGTATGATAGGGATCACTACAAGCTTGCTCTGGGACAGATAAATACAGCCAAGAATCTGATTGATAATGTATCAAAGGACTACGTCCGTCTGATGAAGTTTGCCGACTCGCTTTATCGGTGTAAGCAGTTGAAACGTGCAGCATTGGGGAGAATGTGTACAATAATGAAACGACAAAACCAAAGTCTTCAGTACCTGGAGCAAGTCAGGCAGCACTTGTCTCGGTTGCCATCAATTGATCCCAACACTCGTACACTTCTGGTGTGTGGCTTTCCTAATGTTGGTAAGTCTAGTTTCATGAATAAAGTAACAAGAGCTGACGTAGAAGTACAGCCTTATGCTTTCACCACAAAGTCATTGTTTGTTGGACACATGGACTATCGTTACATGCGCTGGCAGGTTGTTGACACTCCTGGGATTTTAGACCATGCGTTGGAGAATAGAAACACCATTGAGATGCAGGCAATCACTGCTCTAGCTCACCTGAGAGCTGCTGTTCTTTTTATCATGGATGTGTCACAGCAATGTGGCCACTCTTTAGAAGACCAGCTGTCACTTTTTGACAGcatcaagccattattttccaACAAGCCTACCTTCATTATTCTCAACAAGATAGACATCATCAGACCAGAGGAACTAGACCAGTCAATTAAAGATGAATTGACTCAGTTTGAGGCACAAGGGATCACCATTCTTCCTATGAGCACTATTACAGAAGAAGGTGTTTCTGTAGTGAAGACAACCACTTGTGACGCATTACTTGTACAACGAGTAGAGGCTAAGTTGAAAGGTAAAAATGCCACTGACCTGATCAGTCGTATCCACTTGGCTGTACCCAGTGAAACAGATGAGTCCAAACGACCACCACACATTCCTGAAGGGGCTAGAACCAAAAGAATTGCTAATGATCCTACAGCTGTGAAAAAGAAAACGGAAAGAGATCTTGAGTTGGAAGAAGGTGATGACTACGTTTTGGATATGAGGAAGAAATACTTGTTGGAGAATCCGGAAGAGAAGCATGACAGAATTCCAGAAATACTTGATGGGCACAATATAGCAGATTTTATTGACCCGGACATTTTGCAGAAACTTGATGAGCTTGAGAAAGAGGAGCAGCTCCTTGAAGCAACTGGTACATATGACTCTGATGAGGAAGATCCAGAAATCCTTGCCATGCGTTCTACTGCTAAAAAGATACGAGCAAAAAAGCAGTTGTTACGTATTGAATCACGCGGCAGAAAATCTGGAAATAGGCCAGGAGTTGCACGTACTACAGCTCGATCACTTGAGCGTAGAAAATCGCAAGAAAGAACTAAGTCTACTGCTGCTCAAGATGCCGAAGCTATGGATATGGACGTTGCTGTTTTACCAAAAGACAGGAAAAGAACTAGATCACAAGTTTCTCAACATGGTTCACAATCAATGTCAAGACCTCGAGACAAGAGTGGATTAAGAGATGAATCTCAAGTTGCCAAAGCTCGAAAGAAAATGAAGATCGCCCAAAGACCAATTGCAAGATACAGCCGTAAAGGAGAAGCTGACAGAAAGATCCCTACCAAGATGCCAAAGCATTTGTTTGCTGGTAAAAGAAAATCTGGAAAGACATCAAGAAGATAA